One stretch of Pandoraea oxalativorans DNA includes these proteins:
- a CDS encoding co-chaperone GroES has product MNLRPLHDRVIVKRLDNETKTASGIVIPEAAAEKPDQGEILAVGPGKRDDQGKLIALDVKVGDRVLFGKYAGQGVKVDGQELLVMREEDIMAVVAA; this is encoded by the coding sequence ATGAACCTTCGTCCCTTGCATGACCGCGTAATTGTCAAGCGCCTGGACAACGAAACGAAGACGGCTTCGGGCATCGTGATCCCGGAAGCCGCCGCCGAAAAGCCGGACCAGGGCGAGATCCTGGCCGTCGGCCCGGGCAAGCGCGATGATCAAGGCAAGTTGATCGCACTCGACGTGAAGGTGGGCGACCGCGTTCTGTTCGGCAAGTACGCCGGCCAGGGCGTGAAGGTCGACGGCCAGGAACTGCTGGTCATGCGCGAAGAAGACATCATGGCCGTCGTGGCCGCCTAA
- a CDS encoding class I SAM-dependent methyltransferase → MTHADAPDFDALYRASEDPWSVHSSWYEQRKRDLVLASLGRPRYAAALELGCGLGQITAPLASRCDRVHAVDLSPSAIERCRARLAARGIDNVSLDAMSVPEAWPLAERASVDLVIVSELAYYLPPERFTHLMQACLRSLDTGGEWVMCHYMPAFDDRVQPTHVLHEAVQRLSGLVRCVAHEDQRFRLDVWRKEREGRP, encoded by the coding sequence ATGACGCACGCCGACGCCCCCGATTTCGACGCCCTTTATCGCGCGAGCGAGGATCCGTGGTCGGTGCACTCGTCATGGTACGAACAGCGCAAGCGCGATCTGGTGCTCGCGTCGCTCGGACGACCGCGTTATGCCGCAGCGCTCGAACTGGGTTGCGGCCTCGGTCAGATCACCGCCCCGCTGGCCTCGCGATGCGACAGGGTGCATGCGGTCGATCTGTCGCCGAGCGCCATCGAGCGCTGCCGTGCCCGGCTTGCAGCGCGAGGCATCGACAATGTGTCGCTTGATGCGATGTCGGTGCCGGAGGCATGGCCTCTCGCCGAGCGCGCCTCGGTGGATCTCGTGATCGTCTCGGAGCTTGCCTACTATCTGCCGCCCGAGCGTTTCACGCACCTGATGCAGGCGTGCTTGCGTTCGCTCGACACAGGTGGCGAGTGGGTGATGTGCCATTACATGCCAGCGTTCGACGACCGGGTGCAGCCGACGCACGTACTGCATGAAGCGGTGCAGCGTCTAAGCGGACTGGTGCGATGCGTGGCGCATGAAGACCAGCGGTTTCGACTGGACGTCTGGCGTAAAGAGAGGGAGGGTCGACCATGA
- a CDS encoding acyl-CoA dehydrogenase family protein, with the protein MPLTPARLAAALRTFLQQRYRPGRPYESLQTLIDEGLDALPYPGGGDTLVRWRMLADAASVDLCFAKLFESHTDALAILHELQDLAPRAPASAASSPFHGGICAVWCSESPTARVTLTPFERDNREVTLSGTKAWCSGAPHVRSALVSAWDGDTPCLVFVDLAQVQTGRIEVKPNEWHAIGMACTQSFDVTFHDARAHRIGAPGAYLSRPGFHHGGAGIAACWYGAAAGIADVVRETVSGRPDDPHALAHMGVIDVALAQAASVLRATAHTIDAHPDASCLHDVRRARLSVEACVETVLRHAPRAVGPGPMCRNARFAQLLADLPVFIRQSHAERDLAELGRAVLTSDNAQLWTL; encoded by the coding sequence ATGCCGCTGACGCCAGCGCGCCTTGCCGCCGCGCTGCGCACGTTCTTGCAGCAGCGATACCGACCCGGGCGTCCCTACGAATCGTTGCAGACGTTGATCGACGAAGGTCTCGACGCACTGCCATATCCCGGCGGCGGCGACACGCTCGTGCGATGGCGAATGCTCGCGGATGCCGCCAGTGTCGACCTTTGCTTTGCCAAGCTTTTCGAGAGTCACACCGACGCACTGGCCATCCTCCATGAACTCCAGGACCTCGCGCCCCGAGCCCCGGCATCCGCCGCATCGTCCCCATTTCACGGCGGCATCTGCGCCGTTTGGTGTTCGGAATCGCCCACGGCGCGCGTCACGCTCACACCCTTTGAACGAGACAACCGCGAAGTCACGCTCTCCGGCACAAAAGCGTGGTGCTCCGGCGCCCCGCATGTACGTTCGGCGCTCGTGAGCGCATGGGACGGCGACACCCCCTGCCTCGTGTTCGTCGACCTCGCCCAGGTACAGACCGGCCGAATCGAAGTCAAACCCAACGAATGGCATGCCATCGGCATGGCCTGCACGCAAAGTTTCGACGTCACGTTTCACGACGCGCGCGCACACCGGATTGGCGCGCCCGGGGCGTATCTGTCGCGCCCCGGCTTTCATCATGGCGGTGCGGGCATTGCGGCGTGTTGGTACGGTGCGGCAGCAGGCATTGCCGATGTCGTGCGCGAGACCGTGTCCGGCAGACCCGACGACCCTCACGCGCTAGCGCACATGGGGGTCATCGACGTCGCGCTGGCGCAGGCCGCGAGCGTACTGCGCGCAACCGCCCACACAATCGACGCGCATCCTGATGCGTCGTGCCTTCATGATGTTCGGCGCGCCCGGCTGTCGGTCGAAGCGTGCGTCGAGACCGTATTGCGACACGCACCGCGCGCCGTGGGCCCCGGCCCGATGTGTCGCAATGCCCGCTTTGCACAACTCCTGGCCGACCTGCCTGTGTTCATCCGTCAGAGCCATGCCGAGCGAGATCTTGCCGAACTCGGCCGAGCCGTCCTCACATCCGACAACGCCCAGCTATGGACACTCTGA
- a CDS encoding response regulator transcription factor, with product MESPRRVLLVEDDVHIADLLTLHLRDERFEVVHCADGNEGLRRLAEGGWDALILDLMLPGVDGLEICRQARQMTRYTPIIITSARASEVHRILGLELGADDYLAKPFSVLELVARVKALMRRVDALARNARMEAGSLAIAGLFIDPIAREATLGGKLLDLTPREFDLLYFFARQPGKVFSRMDLLNAVWGYQHEGYEHTVNTHINRLRAKIEADPAQPTRILTVWGRGYKFANDSAPEGSGTGGGTDAGVA from the coding sequence ATGGAATCGCCGCGCCGTGTCCTGCTCGTCGAAGACGACGTGCATATTGCCGACCTGCTCACGCTGCATCTGCGCGACGAGCGGTTCGAGGTCGTGCATTGTGCCGATGGCAACGAAGGTCTGCGGCGGCTGGCCGAAGGCGGCTGGGACGCCCTGATCCTCGATCTCATGCTGCCCGGCGTCGACGGACTGGAGATTTGCCGCCAGGCGCGACAGATGACCCGCTACACCCCCATCATCATCACCAGCGCGCGCGCCAGCGAGGTCCACCGGATTCTGGGACTGGAGCTGGGCGCCGACGACTATCTCGCCAAGCCCTTTTCGGTGCTGGAGCTGGTCGCGCGGGTCAAGGCGCTGATGCGCCGTGTGGACGCGCTGGCCCGCAACGCCCGCATGGAGGCGGGCAGTCTGGCGATTGCCGGACTGTTCATCGATCCGATTGCGCGTGAAGCCACGCTCGGCGGCAAGCTGCTCGATCTCACGCCGCGCGAGTTCGATCTGCTGTACTTCTTCGCGCGCCAGCCTGGCAAAGTGTTCTCGCGCATGGATCTGCTCAACGCCGTGTGGGGGTATCAGCACGAAGGATACGAGCACACGGTGAACACGCACATCAACCGGCTGCGCGCCAAGATCGAAGCCGATCCCGCGCAGCCTACCCGCATCCTGACGGTCTGGGGACGCGGTTACAAGTTCGCGAACGACAGTGCACCGGAGGGTTCGGGCACGGGTGGCGGCACCGACGCGGGAGTCGCATGA
- a CDS encoding DASS family sodium-coupled anion symporter produces the protein MNEFAATVTRQWAMSARDAGVLLANAILMVALMTLLPFDDKTNRGLALTVFIAVLWLSEAVHLTATALMVPVLAVLLGILEVPTALTSFAHPIVFLFFGGFALATAMRIQGLDRFLANRLLKLAGGRMNRAAIMLFLTTAMLSMWVNNTSTTAMMLPLAMGILSQLDANRDRRTFTFLLLGIAYSANIGGLGTVVGSVPNAMVASHLGIDFLTWAKFGVPLVAVLLPLMIATTYLVLLPRLDQKVDLDVEPMTWTGQRIAAVGIFGFTVMSWIFSQQISVWLGGVKQLDTLIALLAAILIATTGVASWKQIQAHTDWGVLLLFGGGLTLSVVLRDSGASVVMAQAVSSIFATSPTLVVLLITAAFIVFLTELTSNTASAAILVPIFAAISVSLGMPEALLTMVIGIGASCAFMLPVATPPNAIVFGTGCVPQRSMVRAGFVMNIVCILVVTGFAWTLWR, from the coding sequence ATGAACGAATTTGCCGCAACCGTCACCCGCCAATGGGCGATGTCCGCCCGCGACGCCGGCGTGCTGCTTGCCAATGCCATCCTGATGGTGGCGCTCATGACCCTCTTGCCGTTCGACGACAAGACCAACCGAGGACTCGCACTCACCGTTTTCATCGCCGTATTGTGGCTGTCCGAAGCCGTTCACCTGACGGCCACGGCACTGATGGTGCCGGTCCTTGCCGTGCTGCTCGGCATTCTCGAAGTTCCCACCGCGCTGACGTCGTTCGCCCATCCGATCGTTTTCCTTTTCTTCGGCGGCTTTGCGCTCGCTACCGCCATGCGAATTCAGGGCCTCGATCGCTTCCTCGCGAACCGGCTCCTGAAGCTCGCCGGCGGACGCATGAACCGGGCGGCGATCATGCTGTTCCTCACCACCGCCATGCTGTCGATGTGGGTCAACAACACGTCGACGACCGCCATGATGTTGCCGCTGGCGATGGGCATCCTCTCGCAACTCGACGCGAATCGCGACCGCCGCACGTTCACCTTCCTGCTACTCGGCATTGCGTACAGCGCCAATATCGGCGGACTGGGCACTGTCGTCGGCAGTGTTCCCAATGCCATGGTCGCGTCGCATCTGGGGATCGACTTCCTCACGTGGGCCAAATTCGGCGTGCCTTTGGTGGCCGTGCTGCTGCCGCTCATGATTGCCACGACGTATCTGGTGTTGCTCCCACGTCTGGACCAGAAGGTCGACCTCGACGTCGAGCCCATGACGTGGACCGGCCAGCGCATCGCCGCCGTCGGCATCTTCGGTTTCACGGTCATGAGCTGGATTTTCAGCCAGCAGATCTCGGTGTGGCTCGGCGGCGTCAAGCAACTCGACACGCTGATCGCCCTGCTCGCCGCCATTCTCATCGCGACGACCGGCGTCGCCTCATGGAAGCAGATTCAGGCCCACACCGACTGGGGCGTGCTGCTGCTGTTCGGCGGTGGCCTCACGCTCAGCGTGGTCTTGCGCGACTCGGGCGCCAGCGTGGTGATGGCGCAGGCCGTGTCAAGCATCTTCGCCACCAGCCCGACGCTCGTCGTCCTGCTGATCACCGCCGCGTTCATCGTCTTCCTCACCGAACTGACGAGCAATACGGCCAGCGCAGCGATTCTCGTGCCGATCTTCGCCGCCATTTCGGTCTCGCTGGGTATGCCCGAAGCTTTGCTGACGATGGTGATCGGCATCGGCGCGTCGTGCGCCTTCATGCTACCGGTGGCCACCCCGCCCAACGCCATCGTGTTCGGCACCGGCTGCGTGCCGCAACGCTCGATGGTCCGCGCAGGATTCGTCATGAATATCGTCTGCATCCTTGTGGTCACGGGCTTCGCATGGACGCTCTGGCGCTAA
- a CDS encoding PIG-L deacetylase family protein, with product MDTLSARIIAGEGTAEATWQHWFRRHPLPTVPARALVVPGHAVHVVAPHPDDEVLGCGGTLHQWARCNVDVHLWAVTDGEASHPGSTVWTPAQLAEIRVHESLTAQQRLSLRARRHRLRVPDGQVAVHESRISDALCRALMPGDTVVAPWRFDAHPDHEAVARACLRAAQTIGCRVIEMPIWGWHWADPATGDLPFERAVAVRLPRRDRLAKRQAMSAFRSQLGPDPSTGAPPVLPAYALARWQRPFEVFFL from the coding sequence ATGGACACTCTGAGCGCACGCATCATTGCCGGAGAAGGCACCGCGGAGGCGACGTGGCAACACTGGTTTCGCCGACACCCGTTGCCAACCGTGCCCGCGCGCGCGCTCGTCGTACCGGGCCATGCGGTGCACGTCGTTGCGCCGCACCCCGACGACGAAGTGCTCGGATGCGGCGGCACGCTGCACCAATGGGCGCGGTGTAACGTCGACGTCCACCTCTGGGCGGTGACGGACGGCGAGGCCAGCCATCCCGGCTCGACGGTGTGGACGCCCGCTCAGTTGGCCGAGATCCGCGTTCACGAAAGTCTGACCGCGCAGCAACGGCTGTCGCTGCGCGCCCGGCGGCATCGCCTGCGCGTCCCGGATGGTCAGGTCGCTGTCCACGAATCCCGGATCTCCGATGCCCTGTGCCGCGCGCTCATGCCCGGCGACACCGTCGTCGCGCCCTGGCGATTCGACGCTCACCCCGATCACGAAGCCGTCGCGCGCGCGTGCCTTCGCGCTGCGCAGACTATCGGATGCCGCGTCATCGAAATGCCGATCTGGGGCTGGCATTGGGCAGATCCTGCCACAGGCGACCTGCCCTTCGAGCGCGCGGTCGCCGTGCGTCTGCCGCGCCGCGACCGGCTCGCGAAGCGGCAGGCGATGAGCGCCTTTCGCAGTCAGCTCGGCCCCGATCCGAGCACCGGTGCGCCCCCGGTATTGCCCGCCTATGCGCTCGCCCGATGGCAACGACCGTTCGAGGTGTTCTTCCTATGA
- a CDS encoding LysR substrate-binding domain-containing protein, translated as MARLASGRRIAAGLPPHEPTRGPIFDDSGLLLRAALAGHGVATARSLLVRDTLASGELVQIGDVRIPPSLEYHVSWRENHPRERAIHAFWDWLQDEIAATVPLMPSPIKSD; from the coding sequence ATGGCGCGACTGGCAAGTGGCCGCCGGATTGCCGCCGGATTGCCGCCGCATGAGCCGACGCGCGGGCCGATCTTCGACGATTCGGGATTGCTGTTGCGCGCAGCGCTGGCGGGTCATGGCGTGGCCACCGCGCGCAGTTTGCTGGTGCGCGACACGCTGGCGTCAGGGGAGTTGGTGCAAATTGGCGACGTGCGGATTCCGCCGAGTCTGGAGTACCACGTGAGCTGGCGGGAGAATCATCCGCGTGAGCGGGCCATTCATGCCTTCTGGGATTGGCTGCAGGACGAGATTGCGGCCACGGTGCCGTTAATGCCGTCGCCGATCAAATCCGACTAA
- a CDS encoding glycosyltransferase, whose protein sequence is MIGVCIPAHNEAHHIDRCLAAIVRAAQQPALCGEPVAVVVVLDACTDATAERVRTWPVTALACHARNVGMARARGAQHLIERGARWLAFTDADTIVSPGWLVDQLSLDAQVVCGTVGVMHWESHGIHAQRARAAFLAHYQDHDGHRHVHGANLGIDAAVYQRLGGFDPMTCSEDQALVARLEKAGVSIAWSALPRVTTSARPFSRVSAGFADALRQAWPDHGRT, encoded by the coding sequence ATGATTGGCGTTTGCATTCCGGCACACAACGAGGCGCACCACATCGATCGCTGTCTTGCAGCCATCGTGCGCGCAGCGCAGCAGCCAGCGCTTTGCGGTGAACCGGTCGCCGTCGTCGTGGTGCTCGATGCGTGCACCGACGCGACGGCCGAGCGCGTCAGAACATGGCCCGTGACGGCGCTGGCGTGCCACGCTCGCAACGTCGGCATGGCACGTGCGCGTGGCGCACAGCATCTGATCGAGAGAGGCGCTCGCTGGCTCGCCTTCACCGATGCCGACACGATCGTCTCTCCCGGTTGGCTCGTCGATCAATTGTCGCTGGACGCACAAGTGGTCTGCGGCACGGTCGGCGTCATGCATTGGGAATCGCACGGTATCCACGCGCAACGGGCGCGGGCGGCATTTCTTGCTCACTACCAGGATCACGACGGACACCGTCATGTGCATGGCGCCAACCTCGGCATCGATGCGGCGGTGTACCAACGCCTGGGCGGATTCGACCCGATGACGTGCAGCGAAGATCAGGCGCTGGTGGCGCGTCTGGAAAAAGCCGGTGTGTCCATCGCATGGAGCGCACTCCCGCGAGTGACGACGTCGGCACGGCCATTCTCGCGGGTGAGCGCCGGGTTTGCCGATGCGCTTCGGCAGGCATGGCCGGACCATGGCCGGACATGA
- the groL gene encoding chaperonin GroEL (60 kDa chaperone family; promotes refolding of misfolded polypeptides especially under stressful conditions; forms two stacked rings of heptamers to form a barrel-shaped 14mer; ends can be capped by GroES; misfolded proteins enter the barrel where they are refolded when GroES binds): protein MAAKEVVFGDAARAKMVEGVNILANAVKVTLGPKGRNVVLERSFGGPTVTKDGVSVAKEIELKDKLQNMGAQMVKEVASKTSDNAGDGTTTATVLAQSIVREGMKYVASGMNPMDLKRGIDKAVAAAIEELRKISKPCTTNKEIAQVGSISANSDTSIGDYIAKAMDKVGKEGVITVEDGKSLQDELDVVEGMQFDRGYLSPYFINTPEKQVAILENPFVLLFDKKVSNIRDLLPVLEQVAKAGRPLLIIAEDVEGEALATLVVNNIRGILKTCAVKAPGFGDRRKAMLEDIAILTGGQVIAEEIGLTLEKATLAELGQAKRIEIGKENTIIIDGAGEAVNIEARVKQIRAQIEEATSDYDREKLQERVAKLAGGVAVIKVGAATEVEMKEKKARVEDALHATRAAVEEGIVPGGGVALLRARVAVSDLKGANADQDAGIKIVLRAMEEPLRQIVTNGGEEASVVVANVVAGKGNYGYNASSGEYGDLVEMGVVDPTKVTRTALQNAASVSGLLLTTDCAVAELPKEDAPMAGGMGDMGGMGGMGMGM, encoded by the coding sequence ATGGCAGCTAAAGAAGTCGTTTTCGGCGATGCCGCTCGTGCCAAGATGGTCGAGGGTGTCAACATCCTCGCCAACGCCGTCAAGGTGACCCTGGGCCCGAAGGGCCGTAACGTCGTGCTCGAGCGCAGCTTCGGCGGCCCGACCGTGACCAAGGACGGTGTGTCGGTCGCTAAGGAAATCGAACTCAAGGACAAGCTCCAGAACATGGGCGCGCAAATGGTCAAGGAAGTCGCTTCCAAGACCAGCGACAACGCCGGCGACGGTACCACCACCGCAACGGTGCTGGCGCAGTCGATCGTTCGCGAAGGCATGAAGTACGTTGCCTCGGGCATGAACCCGATGGACCTGAAGCGCGGTATCGACAAGGCTGTCGCCGCTGCCATCGAAGAGCTGCGCAAGATCAGCAAGCCCTGCACCACGAACAAGGAAATCGCTCAGGTCGGCTCGATCTCGGCCAACAGCGACACCTCGATCGGTGACTACATTGCCAAGGCAATGGACAAGGTCGGCAAGGAAGGCGTGATCACCGTCGAAGACGGCAAGTCGCTGCAAGACGAGCTGGACGTCGTCGAAGGTATGCAGTTCGATCGCGGCTACCTCTCGCCGTACTTCATCAACACCCCGGAAAAGCAAGTCGCGATCCTGGAGAACCCGTTCGTCCTGCTGTTCGACAAGAAGGTGTCGAACATCCGTGACCTGCTGCCGGTGCTCGAGCAAGTCGCCAAGGCTGGCCGTCCGCTGCTGATCATCGCCGAAGACGTCGAGGGCGAAGCCCTGGCAACGCTGGTGGTCAACAACATCCGTGGCATCCTGAAGACCTGCGCCGTCAAGGCCCCGGGCTTTGGCGACCGCCGCAAGGCCATGCTGGAAGACATCGCCATCCTGACGGGCGGCCAGGTCATCGCCGAAGAAATCGGCCTGACGCTGGAAAAGGCCACGCTGGCTGAGCTGGGTCAAGCCAAGCGCATCGAAATCGGCAAGGAAAACACCATCATCATCGATGGCGCCGGTGAAGCCGTGAACATCGAAGCGCGCGTCAAGCAGATCCGCGCCCAGATCGAAGAAGCCACCAGCGACTACGACCGTGAAAAGCTGCAAGAGCGCGTGGCCAAGCTGGCCGGCGGTGTTGCCGTGATCAAGGTCGGTGCTGCGACCGAAGTCGAAATGAAGGAAAAGAAGGCACGCGTGGAAGACGCGCTGCACGCTACCCGCGCTGCCGTGGAAGAAGGCATCGTCCCGGGCGGCGGTGTCGCGCTGCTGCGTGCTCGCGTGGCCGTGTCGGACCTCAAGGGTGCCAACGCCGACCAGGACGCCGGTATCAAGATCGTGCTGCGCGCGATGGAAGAGCCGCTGCGTCAGATCGTCACCAACGGTGGCGAAGAAGCCAGCGTCGTCGTGGCTAACGTTGTTGCCGGCAAGGGTAACTACGGCTACAACGCATCGTCGGGCGAGTACGGCGATCTGGTGGAAATGGGCGTTGTGGACCCGACCAAGGTCACCCGCACCGCACTGCAAAACGCCGCTTCGGTGTCGGGCCTGCTCCTGACGACCGACTGCGCCGTTGCCGAACTGCCGAAGGAAGATGCTCCGATGGCTGGCGGTATGGGCGACATGGGCGGTATGGGCGGCATGGGCATGGGCATGTAA
- a CDS encoding RHS repeat protein — translation MSAAPAAPSTETPQAVAPLPWCVQTSLREEDDLMRNFGGIPAGVRKIEETRFIASYDRVTGKVGPLDNGNRFVMEFDAQGHLLASTDRGRYTYDAEGRLHSINGSSVDWQGPDEWIVHATRHPAWKEQVRQEEGHLEWTRTLVSSSNSLRHRRPGTLQARQFDDECFALSRQWEAPNEARQVITADGRARPAPKTVSYRTFASVERKPDGGRIVRDNGAAAFIDGQWLPLAWDNEISEYSPRHELVRVTRTDAATGERHVSEYHYKYDGHGNIVRIVITAPGDRVDPFANVFVRKLTYFDTPVAAPAIPAPPTASSASASAPAPAAESTASTTSDKLTSAK, via the coding sequence ATGAGCGCCGCCCCCGCCGCTCCATCCACCGAAACACCGCAGGCCGTCGCGCCGCTGCCGTGGTGCGTGCAAACCTCGCTGCGCGAAGAAGACGACCTCATGCGCAACTTCGGCGGCATTCCCGCTGGCGTTCGCAAGATCGAGGAAACGCGATTCATCGCGAGCTACGACCGCGTCACCGGCAAAGTCGGTCCGCTCGATAACGGCAATCGCTTCGTGATGGAATTCGACGCGCAGGGTCACTTGCTCGCCAGCACCGATCGCGGCCGCTACACCTACGACGCCGAGGGTCGCCTGCACAGCATCAATGGCAGCAGTGTCGACTGGCAAGGGCCGGACGAGTGGATCGTGCACGCAACGCGACATCCCGCGTGGAAGGAACAAGTGCGGCAGGAAGAGGGGCATCTCGAATGGACACGCACGCTGGTGTCCAGCTCGAATAGCCTTCGCCATCGCCGCCCCGGCACGCTTCAGGCGCGCCAGTTCGACGACGAATGCTTCGCGCTGTCGCGTCAGTGGGAAGCGCCGAACGAGGCGCGTCAGGTCATTACCGCCGACGGGCGCGCGCGCCCGGCACCGAAAACGGTGTCGTATCGCACGTTCGCCAGCGTGGAGCGCAAGCCCGACGGCGGACGCATCGTGCGTGACAACGGCGCGGCCGCCTTCATCGACGGCCAATGGCTCCCGCTCGCGTGGGACAACGAGATCTCGGAGTATTCCCCGCGCCATGAACTCGTCCGCGTAACCCGCACCGACGCGGCCACCGGCGAGCGCCACGTCTCCGAATACCACTACAAGTACGACGGCCACGGCAATATCGTGCGCATCGTCATTACCGCCCCCGGCGACAGAGTCGACCCGTTCGCGAACGTCTTCGTGCGAAAGCTGACGTACTTCGATACCCCAGTGGCAGCGCCCGCTATACCGGCGCCGCCTACCGCATCGTCGGCATCGGCATCGGCACCGGCACCGGCCGCTGAATCGACCGCATCGACCACCAGCGACAAGCTTACGTCGGCAAAGTGA
- a CDS encoding sensor histidine kinase, translating to MMRRWNLSLTQRLSVVFAVLLIVCSGTSAWMQVQANRMHEAEVIQGLSRGLAEHIAANAQLMDANGMKPDAVRRLFGQLMVVNPSVEVYLLDEQGRITGHAAPQGHVRRMQVDLGPVHRLIDGEALPIYGDDPRNADVRKVFSAAPLRVDGREVGYVYVVLLGEAHDRFAERGATSAALNTALWSIGLVAALCLIAGLAAFALITRPLRRLTQTVREFDIDAAPPPVPALSTDALAAEQARPSDEITVLERAFRQMAERLGTQWRTLTRQDQERRELIANISHDLRTPLSSLHGYLETLSLKDATLTPDERRRYLGIALDQSRKVGALAQSLFELARLEHGFVQPELEPFSVTDLIQDVFQKFELSAESRGVALRAQLAPQIPAARGDLGLIERVFTNLLENALRYTPSGGEITVAVAPAGSEIEVRVSDTGPGIPESAREGLFERPFTVGGARREGGLGLRIVHRILQLHDRRIALVDTSGQSAQGATFRFTLPT from the coding sequence ATGATGCGTCGCTGGAATCTCTCCCTGACCCAACGCCTGTCGGTTGTGTTCGCCGTGCTGCTGATCGTGTGCAGCGGCACGTCGGCCTGGATGCAGGTGCAGGCGAACCGCATGCACGAAGCCGAAGTGATTCAGGGGCTCTCGCGCGGGCTGGCCGAGCACATTGCCGCGAACGCGCAACTGATGGATGCGAACGGCATGAAGCCGGATGCGGTGCGACGTCTGTTCGGGCAACTGATGGTCGTGAATCCGAGCGTCGAGGTCTATCTGCTCGACGAGCAGGGACGCATCACCGGCCACGCTGCGCCGCAAGGGCATGTGCGTCGCATGCAGGTCGATCTCGGACCGGTGCATCGTCTGATCGACGGCGAGGCGCTGCCGATCTACGGCGACGACCCGCGCAACGCCGATGTGCGCAAAGTCTTCAGCGCCGCGCCGTTGCGCGTGGACGGGCGCGAAGTCGGTTACGTCTACGTTGTGCTGCTGGGCGAGGCGCACGACCGGTTCGCCGAACGCGGGGCGACGAGTGCTGCACTCAACACGGCGCTGTGGTCGATCGGTCTCGTGGCGGCGCTCTGCCTGATCGCGGGTCTGGCGGCGTTTGCACTCATTACGCGTCCCCTGCGACGTCTGACGCAGACCGTGCGCGAATTCGACATCGACGCCGCACCTCCGCCGGTGCCCGCGCTGTCGACGGATGCGCTGGCGGCGGAGCAGGCGCGTCCGAGCGACGAGATCACGGTGCTGGAGCGGGCGTTCCGTCAGATGGCCGAGCGTCTGGGCACGCAATGGCGCACGCTGACGCGTCAGGATCAGGAGCGGCGCGAACTCATCGCCAACATCTCGCACGATTTACGCACGCCGCTCTCGTCCCTGCACGGCTATCTCGAGACGCTTTCGCTCAAGGACGCAACCCTCACGCCCGACGAGCGGCGGCGCTATCTCGGCATTGCGCTGGATCAGAGTCGCAAGGTCGGTGCGCTGGCGCAGTCGTTGTTCGAGCTGGCGCGTCTTGAGCATGGGTTTGTGCAGCCGGAACTGGAGCCCTTCTCCGTGACGGATCTGATACAGGACGTCTTCCAGAAATTTGAACTCAGCGCCGAGTCGCGCGGCGTGGCGTTACGTGCGCAGCTCGCGCCGCAGATTCCGGCGGCGCGAGGCGATCTGGGTCTGATCGAGCGGGTCTTCACGAACTTGCTGGAAAATGCGCTGCGTTATACGCCGTCCGGCGGCGAGATCACCGTGGCGGTGGCGCCGGCCGGTTCGGAAATCGAAGTTCGGGTGAGCGATACGGGGCCGGGGATTCCGGAGAGCGCGCGAGAGGGCTTGTTCGAGCGGCCGTTCACGGTCGGCGGGGCGCGCCGCGAGGGCGGGCTGGGATTGCGGATCGTGCATCGCATCCTGCAACTGCACGACCGGCGTATCGCGTTGGTGGACACATCCGGTCAGTCAGCACAGGGCGCGACGTTCCGCTTCACTTTGCCGACGTAA